A single region of the Sorex araneus isolate mSorAra2 chromosome 7, mSorAra2.pri, whole genome shotgun sequence genome encodes:
- the LOC129406498 gene encoding uncharacterized protein LOC129406498 isoform X2 yields the protein MTSEQHTHLPHACKICHASPAAEHDSSGGTATAWLRVSLLLHAAQYRTGVRPQKAGQQGWLRSLSGAQIAFYSWMKCFEGRKVSPCISSFNVIKKGLVGSMKALQKQYVSWDAVVTSEETDANTVYSALEAIFIHCLHTKHILAKEGDKRKKRAQRKHSPQPAFWTLLKAVTDKKQGYSSSRDLFHTTTTT from the exons ATGACCTCAGAGCAGCACACACACTTGCCCCATGCATG CAAAATTTGCCATGCTTCCCCAGCTGCAGAACACGATTCATCAGGTGGCACCGCCACTGCATGGCTGAGAGTCAGTCTATTGCTCCACGCGGCCCAGTACAGGACTGGGGTCAGGCCCCAGAAAGCTGGCCAGCAGGGATGGCTGAGAAGTCTCTCAGGAGCACAGATTGCTTTTTACTCCTGGATGAAGTGTTTTGAAGGCAGGAAAGTCAGCCCctgcatttcttctttcaat GTCATCAAGAAGGGGCTTGTGGGCTCCATGAAGGCCTTGCAGAAGCAGTACGTGTCCTGGGACGCGGTGGTGACAAGTGAGGAAACTGATGCCAACACCGTGTACAGTGCCCTGGAGGCCATATTCATCCATTGTCTGCACACCAAGCACATCCTCGCCAAGGAGGGAGACAAAAGGAAGAAGCGTGCCCAACGGAAGCACTCGCCGCAGCCTGCCTTTTGGACCCTCCTGAAAGCTGTCACCGACAA gaaacagggatactcatcttcaagggacctctttcataccaccacaacaacatga